A genomic segment from Pseudomonas sessilinigenes encodes:
- a CDS encoding ester cyclase has translation MSLTLFRESYLAAVRTKDYKSLASLYAADAIRKSPGQPDRIGVTQILEHYQEWQGTFADMQLADRILFLKDNVLIAVWGWKGRHAQSYMGVEPSNKEVGLIAASLFWFDSDFRVTKEHTYEDPYTLLIQLGVIDDQGRAVPSLTEPCEIYDCKTLKPRFENLAKMRRYNELLLSKQLQPWLDCMSDDIEWDDQMVPGLAVGKEHSRDDFVMLAEAFPDASINMTNMWSVGDFVIHQGIFTATHKGPLKGIPASNRVVNVDNMDIAYFDGDVIRKGWTFGNTLDMGSQMGMGK, from the coding sequence ATGAGCCTAACCCTATTTCGTGAAAGCTATCTGGCTGCGGTCCGTACTAAAGACTACAAGTCTTTGGCATCTTTGTACGCGGCAGATGCCATTCGCAAGTCTCCCGGGCAGCCTGATCGCATCGGTGTGACGCAGATCCTCGAGCATTACCAGGAGTGGCAGGGCACTTTTGCCGACATGCAACTGGCCGACCGCATCCTGTTTCTCAAGGACAACGTGCTGATCGCCGTGTGGGGCTGGAAGGGGCGACACGCCCAGAGCTACATGGGCGTTGAACCGAGCAACAAGGAGGTCGGCCTGATCGCCGCCAGCCTGTTCTGGTTCGACAGCGATTTTCGCGTCACCAAGGAACACACCTACGAGGACCCTTACACCCTGCTGATCCAGCTCGGGGTGATCGATGATCAGGGGCGCGCTGTTCCCTCGCTGACCGAACCCTGCGAGATCTATGACTGCAAGACCCTGAAGCCGCGTTTCGAGAACCTGGCCAAGATGCGCCGCTACAACGAGTTGCTGTTGAGCAAGCAACTGCAGCCTTGGCTCGATTGCATGAGCGACGACATCGAGTGGGATGATCAGATGGTCCCCGGGCTGGCGGTGGGCAAGGAACACTCGCGAGACGACTTCGTGATGCTGGCCGAAGCCTTCCCCGATGCGTCCATCAACATGACCAACATGTGGTCGGTAGGCGACTTCGTGATTCATCAGGGCATCTTCACCGCAACGCACAAGGGGCCTCTGAAAGGCATTCCGGCGTCCAACCGGGTGGTCAACGTGGACAACATGGATATTGCCTACTTTGACGGTGATGTGATCCGCAAGGGCTGGACCTTCGGCAATACCCTGGATATGGGTTCGCAAATGGGGATGGGTAAATGA
- a CDS encoding radical SAM protein produces MSDNVSRLLKDGRAELFERAGSLDELHREYKNQWRELPVLKKVLVNVEATPSCPAACSMCPRSVIKDYGFISLETMDKIVSQIDPSYVWELDLAGRGEPTIHPEFHELLRMMRRSGVLTDVTTTAVTFNQRNIDACVQNVDVIRLSVSSIRKEIFDKVHIGLNHEKIWRNIAALAEAAADKVIVHLTGGPVIYSTLPETVAHLRSLGFKRIYLFPLWNRGGDINAKLESEYRQKLVRELSLNLSESEYKTGMGKVKFMLNALLGTLENRNFCAIGDGSVSISYTGEILGCFQDFGHVSNIGHIDNDNLKRIVKSRVKQLGNMEICQGCNSRKAVFKLPMFLTS; encoded by the coding sequence ATGAGCGATAATGTCTCTAGATTGTTGAAGGACGGACGGGCTGAGCTGTTTGAACGCGCCGGCAGTCTAGATGAGCTCCACAGGGAATATAAAAATCAATGGAGAGAACTGCCCGTGCTTAAGAAGGTACTTGTCAATGTTGAGGCGACGCCATCGTGCCCAGCAGCATGCAGTATGTGCCCCCGCTCAGTGATTAAGGACTATGGTTTCATTTCGCTGGAGACCATGGATAAGATAGTTTCGCAAATAGACCCTTCCTATGTCTGGGAACTTGACTTGGCGGGCAGGGGCGAACCGACCATTCATCCAGAGTTCCATGAGCTTTTGCGCATGATGCGCCGCTCGGGCGTATTGACCGATGTGACAACAACTGCGGTCACCTTCAACCAGCGCAATATAGATGCCTGTGTGCAGAACGTTGATGTTATCAGGCTGTCTGTCAGTTCTATTCGGAAAGAGATTTTCGACAAGGTCCATATTGGCCTGAATCACGAGAAAATCTGGCGCAACATTGCTGCATTGGCCGAAGCTGCAGCGGACAAGGTGATTGTCCACTTGACGGGCGGTCCGGTGATTTATAGCACGCTGCCGGAAACCGTCGCACATTTGCGCAGCTTGGGTTTCAAGCGCATCTATCTATTCCCGCTGTGGAACCGCGGTGGGGATATCAACGCAAAGCTCGAAAGCGAATATCGTCAGAAGCTCGTTCGTGAGTTGAGCTTGAACCTGTCCGAGAGTGAATACAAAACAGGCATGGGCAAGGTCAAGTTCATGCTGAATGCCCTGTTGGGCACTCTTGAGAATCGCAACTTTTGTGCAATCGGCGATGGTAGCGTCAGTATCAGCTATACCGGCGAGATACTCGGCTGCTTCCAGGATTTCGGGCACGTATCAAATATTGGTCATATTGATAATGACAATCTGAAGAGGATTGTTAAAAGCCGAGTGAAACAGTTGGGCAATATGGAAATTTGCCAGGGCTGCAATTCGCGCAAGGCAGTGTTCAAGTTACCAATGTTTTTGACCAGCTAA
- a CDS encoding acyl-homoserine-lactone synthase, translating into MRIFSGNGKALGSQLKQDIASYRYKVFVEKLGWPLDCPDQLELDEFDRDDTLYLAAKDETGAIVGTARLLPTTRPYLLSEVFPDLLGSDQPPSQTHVWELSRFAAVSLDKDTDAMNAYSSASAMSLLLEAFEYARSLGARKLLTVSPSAIARLLIKRKFNIRQLGPSRISEGLSIMALEIDLCAARTH; encoded by the coding sequence ATGCGTATTTTTTCCGGAAATGGTAAAGCATTAGGCTCGCAGCTTAAGCAGGATATTGCTTCTTATCGTTATAAGGTATTTGTGGAAAAGCTCGGCTGGCCATTGGATTGCCCCGACCAATTGGAACTCGACGAGTTTGACCGGGATGACACTCTCTATCTCGCGGCCAAAGATGAAACAGGTGCTATTGTTGGCACCGCACGCCTGCTACCGACAACCCGCCCTTATCTATTATCGGAAGTCTTTCCCGACCTGCTGGGTTCAGATCAGCCGCCGTCCCAGACGCATGTCTGGGAGCTGTCCAGATTCGCCGCTGTATCGCTCGATAAAGACACCGACGCGATGAATGCCTACTCCTCAGCCAGTGCGATGTCGCTGCTGCTTGAAGCCTTCGAGTACGCCAGGTCCCTGGGGGCGCGCAAGCTACTGACGGTTTCACCCAGTGCAATTGCACGGCTGCTGATCAAGAGAAAGTTCAATATCCGGCAGCTTGGCCCCTCCAGAATCAGCGAGGGACTGAGCATCATGGCCCTGGAAATCGACCTGTGCG
- a CDS encoding DUF6176 family protein, producing the protein MQTIAFAVPLPADKKERFLKFAQLLRNERNADFRRFLERLDTVEENWFLQPFGEMELFICYLAAPDLQAAFGKLASSQHPFDKWIKQENKEIFGMDFESPSDDPMPEVLLQCKVEPIHSHSW; encoded by the coding sequence ATGCAGACGATTGCTTTTGCCGTGCCTTTACCCGCTGACAAGAAAGAACGATTCCTCAAGTTCGCCCAGTTGCTGCGCAATGAGCGCAATGCCGATTTTCGCCGGTTCCTGGAGCGTCTGGATACCGTTGAGGAGAACTGGTTCCTGCAGCCTTTTGGCGAGATGGAACTCTTTATCTGTTACTTGGCTGCGCCAGATTTGCAAGCCGCATTCGGCAAGTTGGCGAGCTCCCAGCATCCCTTCGACAAGTGGATAAAGCAGGAAAACAAGGAAATCTTCGGCATGGACTTCGAGTCCCCCAGCGATGATCCGATGCCCGAAGTGTTACTGCAGTGCAAAGTTGAACCCATTCATTCACACAGTTGGTAA
- a CDS encoding ATP-grasp domain-containing protein, whose translation MSTSARSRRSVVLWMYENDNGHIPRQKLCELLEEKGFVVFSDFDMRQCHVISGKVYTACGRCLSDFDALFHMNADEQSPYQADILRALQDSGVAVVNECVSFFNCRDKFKANQLLRLHGVNVPDSALLGSQIDAAVIHQLFARWGSLVYKPRSGHGAVGVMRFVAAEQFIDFIQATAHFLGDYYVEQFIEFGEYDCRVEIFNGELMGGYSRKKKHSFKTNISAGGEMTPRILGGEVEVALKAAQVLGINGTIVDMVQSTADGQFYVLEVNPLLGIFVESAMRAGTKMPDTEPDERYSYDRLKLDSIASYIDALPARQSRLPTP comes from the coding sequence ATGAGCACTTCAGCCAGAAGTCGTCGTTCGGTAGTACTGTGGATGTATGAAAACGACAATGGTCATATCCCCAGGCAAAAACTCTGTGAGTTACTTGAGGAAAAAGGCTTTGTGGTTTTTTCCGACTTTGACATGCGCCAATGCCATGTTATTTCCGGGAAAGTCTATACCGCCTGTGGGCGCTGCCTCAGTGATTTTGATGCGCTGTTTCATATGAACGCCGATGAGCAGTCGCCTTATCAGGCCGATATTCTTCGGGCGTTGCAGGACAGCGGTGTAGCGGTGGTGAACGAGTGTGTTTCATTCTTCAATTGCCGCGACAAGTTCAAGGCCAACCAACTGTTACGTCTGCATGGCGTGAACGTCCCCGACTCCGCATTGCTCGGCAGCCAGATCGACGCTGCGGTCATTCACCAACTCTTCGCGCGTTGGGGCAGCCTGGTTTACAAACCACGCTCGGGTCATGGGGCGGTCGGTGTCATGCGCTTCGTGGCAGCTGAACAGTTCATCGACTTTATCCAGGCCACTGCACACTTCCTCGGTGATTACTACGTTGAGCAATTCATCGAGTTCGGCGAATACGACTGCCGGGTCGAGATCTTCAATGGCGAGTTGATGGGCGGCTATAGCCGCAAGAAGAAACACAGCTTTAAAACCAACATATCCGCCGGCGGTGAAATGACTCCGCGAATTCTGGGTGGAGAAGTCGAAGTGGCCCTCAAGGCTGCCCAGGTACTGGGTATCAACGGGACTATCGTCGACATGGTGCAGTCGACTGCCGACGGCCAGTTCTATGTGCTGGAGGTCAATCCTCTTCTGGGCATCTTCGTCGAGTCGGCCATGCGTGCCGGCACCAAGATGCCCGACACCGAGCCGGACGAGCGTTACTCCTACGACCGCTTGAAGCTGGACTCGATTGCCAGCTACATCGACGCGCTGCCTGCGCGCCAGTCACGGCTACCGACGCCATGA
- a CDS encoding cytochrome P450 has protein sequence MLKDPLGLTTRALEKYGNIVYLPGIDGYLIADADFIESMLIGDERFFSKSAETMEKISPAIGNGLSTLIGDEWKRQRKIANPSFSKRSVDAFGNVFHECINEMFEEWDARSEGVLDATQEMKKLTLRIVIKCLFSTDIQRFTSDVTAALEVLQEYSLLKLWSPASISADDQQAYENAKKKIDTIIYRIIHDRRQNQELQHNDLLSMYMSAVYEDTGEGMTDIQLRHEVMNLFLAGHETTANGVAFALYLLAKNPREQQKLHAQVEAELGDAICTLEDLKRLDYTDWVFKESLRLYPSSWGMSRVVLEDYQYKNYLFPKGADFIVAQWGLHRSPQYWQEPLKFDPERFAPERIKQVHKYAYLPFGAGARKCIGIHLAEAEGKTILLRIAQRYELRAVDGNEPTLKARLFMTSEPGVCLEFIKRN, from the coding sequence ATGTTGAAGGACCCTCTGGGCCTGACCACACGGGCCCTGGAGAAGTACGGCAACATTGTTTACCTGCCGGGTATCGACGGCTATCTCATTGCCGATGCCGACTTTATCGAAAGTATGCTGATTGGTGACGAGCGGTTTTTTTCCAAGAGTGCCGAAACCATGGAAAAGATCAGCCCGGCCATTGGCAATGGGCTGTCGACGCTGATCGGTGATGAGTGGAAGCGTCAGCGCAAGATCGCCAATCCGTCTTTCAGCAAGCGCAGCGTCGACGCTTTCGGCAATGTATTCCACGAATGCATCAACGAGATGTTCGAAGAGTGGGATGCACGTTCCGAGGGCGTTCTCGATGCAACCCAGGAGATGAAGAAACTCACCCTGCGGATTGTCATCAAGTGTTTGTTTTCCACGGATATCCAGCGCTTTACCAGCGATGTCACGGCGGCCCTCGAGGTCTTGCAGGAGTACTCGCTGCTGAAGTTGTGGTCGCCGGCGAGCATCAGTGCTGACGATCAGCAGGCGTACGAGAACGCCAAGAAGAAGATCGACACCATCATCTACAGGATCATCCACGATCGTCGTCAGAACCAGGAACTGCAGCATAACGACCTGTTATCGATGTACATGTCTGCGGTGTACGAGGATACCGGGGAAGGGATGACCGATATCCAACTTCGGCATGAGGTCATGAACCTGTTTCTGGCCGGCCATGAAACAACCGCCAATGGCGTGGCGTTCGCCCTTTACCTGTTGGCGAAAAACCCCCGGGAACAACAAAAGTTGCATGCCCAAGTCGAGGCTGAACTCGGCGATGCAATCTGCACCCTGGAAGACTTGAAGCGCCTTGATTACACCGATTGGGTATTCAAGGAGTCGCTCCGGCTCTACCCGTCGTCCTGGGGCATGAGCCGGGTAGTGCTGGAAGACTATCAGTACAAGAACTACCTGTTTCCCAAGGGCGCGGACTTCATCGTGGCCCAGTGGGGGCTGCATCGGAGTCCGCAGTACTGGCAAGAGCCTTTGAAGTTCGACCCGGAACGCTTTGCGCCGGAGCGCATCAAGCAAGTGCACAAATACGCCTATCTGCCTTTCGGTGCAGGCGCGCGCAAGTGCATCGGCATCCATTTGGCCGAGGCCGAAGGCAAGACGATTCTGCTGCGTATTGCGCAACGCTATGAGTTGCGCGCAGTGGATGGCAATGAGCCGACATTGAAAGCCCGATTGTTCATGACTTCCGAGCCGGGCGTGTGCCTGGAGTTTATCAAGCGCAACTAA
- a CDS encoding radical SAM protein, which produces MNTQETDFLLLNCCNLPWRPIYPYAFVQISEIARRFDIRVTRIDLLYVQHWYEHLKNVIKTQRPKMIGIHLRQGDSLDLSNYDAVDGEPGSYFRTYYPVEDSKRLIRLVRELTDAPIIMGGFGFTTHARKLANYLEIDLGLQGCPDGFFRAFNDTLCGRNLGAVPGLIHKNGSEYIYNDVGFYKPAEATEYRLDIVNEIKAFYGPALQSRTPPTIAVEVSRGCPFQCYFCVEPDVKGKRIDKRNLDVVEADLEFLLKNDLYDFWFICSELNIGGAGFALELAERVIRLNERYKKRPIKWSGYSLPSLGHDELKTMMRAGYTGAMNDILSLDEENLKRARVPYKREQAVTFLKSLSSIRAEIHEEKNRKLEDQAKFTASAPIEYSNLISFFLGNAHADRHTIARTLAFLEESGLTNKYEAGYVIPSTRVFGIGRTQDFVARDSTYSFGRDGVIATDSKWPTFHFPEFLVSALGDRERIYSFFNYVANTLMCQAHRKNKSFSQFIALHLEQCLDDCSEIWADLANLLDSSGDPRLLPGDIKALLNEVAPDDRKLQEDVCHSWLLELFLRNSKRIQPIISFFGEQHFSDVRLASSDYVFTRLFYTNFSSAGEWLELATKVAPASGGYAALFMRYIEYAIGLVFRREYKDLLFEL; this is translated from the coding sequence GTGAATACGCAGGAAACTGATTTTTTATTGCTGAATTGCTGCAACTTGCCTTGGCGTCCGATATATCCGTATGCCTTCGTTCAGATCAGTGAAATTGCCCGGCGCTTCGATATCAGGGTGACACGTATTGATTTGCTATACGTTCAGCATTGGTACGAGCACCTGAAGAACGTGATAAAGACCCAGCGCCCGAAGATGATTGGTATACATCTACGGCAAGGCGATTCCCTTGATCTGTCCAACTATGATGCGGTGGATGGTGAACCAGGTAGCTATTTTAGAACCTATTACCCTGTTGAAGACAGCAAGCGCTTGATTCGCCTGGTCAGGGAGTTGACGGATGCGCCTATCATCATGGGCGGGTTTGGCTTCACCACTCATGCCAGAAAGCTGGCCAACTATCTGGAGATTGATCTTGGTTTGCAAGGCTGCCCTGACGGCTTCTTTCGAGCCTTTAACGACACGCTTTGCGGTCGCAATCTGGGGGCGGTGCCGGGGCTGATTCACAAGAACGGCTCGGAGTACATCTATAACGATGTAGGTTTCTACAAGCCAGCCGAAGCGACGGAGTATCGTCTTGATATCGTTAATGAGATCAAGGCCTTTTACGGCCCGGCATTACAATCGAGAACACCACCGACCATTGCCGTGGAAGTGTCCCGCGGATGCCCGTTCCAGTGCTATTTCTGTGTCGAGCCTGATGTCAAGGGCAAGCGTATCGACAAGCGCAACCTGGACGTGGTCGAAGCCGATCTGGAGTTTCTGTTAAAAAACGACCTTTATGATTTCTGGTTCATCTGCTCTGAACTGAATATCGGTGGAGCCGGTTTTGCGTTGGAGTTGGCCGAGCGGGTCATCCGGCTCAATGAACGTTATAAGAAGCGCCCGATTAAATGGTCGGGGTATTCGTTGCCTTCACTGGGGCACGATGAGCTGAAGACCATGATGCGTGCCGGTTATACCGGGGCGATGAACGATATTCTGTCGTTGGACGAAGAGAACCTGAAGCGGGCAAGGGTGCCGTACAAGCGCGAACAAGCCGTTACCTTTCTCAAAAGCCTGTCTTCGATACGCGCGGAAATTCATGAGGAAAAAAACCGCAAGCTGGAGGATCAGGCAAAGTTCACCGCCAGTGCGCCGATCGAGTACTCGAACCTCATTTCGTTCTTCCTGGGGAACGCGCATGCAGATAGACACACCATCGCTCGTACTTTGGCGTTTCTGGAAGAAAGTGGGCTGACCAATAAGTATGAGGCCGGCTACGTAATTCCCAGCACCCGCGTGTTTGGCATCGGCAGGACCCAGGATTTTGTTGCCAGGGATAGCACTTATTCCTTTGGCCGCGATGGTGTCATCGCCACGGACTCCAAATGGCCGACCTTTCATTTTCCGGAGTTTCTCGTGAGTGCTCTGGGGGATCGAGAGCGGATATACAGTTTTTTCAACTACGTCGCCAATACCTTGATGTGTCAGGCGCATCGGAAGAACAAGTCTTTCAGTCAGTTTATTGCACTGCATCTGGAGCAATGCCTCGATGACTGCTCGGAAATTTGGGCGGATTTGGCAAATCTGCTCGACAGCAGCGGTGATCCTCGACTCTTGCCTGGCGATATCAAGGCATTGCTGAACGAGGTGGCACCTGACGACAGAAAGTTGCAGGAAGATGTTTGTCACAGCTGGCTGCTTGAGTTGTTCCTGCGGAATTCAAAGCGCATACAGCCGATCATTTCTTTCTTTGGTGAGCAGCATTTTTCCGATGTAAGGCTTGCCTCCAGTGATTATGTGTTTACCCGGTTGTTTTATACGAATTTTTCCAGCGCTGGAGAATGGTTGGAACTGGCTACGAAAGTAGCGCCCGCCAGCGGCGGCTATGCCGCGCTGTTCATGCGTTACATCGAGTATGCAATAGGCCTTGTATTCAGGCGCGAATATAAGGATCTGTTATTTGAGCTTTGA
- a CDS encoding cupin-like domain-containing protein, giving the protein MSFDLAWQGAYAMLANAVSNLRLIETLSEKVPVWALRGLQGRYHWQLESGTHLGCMDVSETLSWSFTAPQCPPRASITLSDTTLEVLANKVDDPLTLFNTGKLLISADSDHTEIAVDVMKLLNFIFNSALVDTQRIVQLATRSTQGKDFPLCQVIADQRDIEPYLKRGEPVIVRNAATAWPIFCMSVGQIVSHLGSLDVSLLLEEYDLENARPPKYQKTSFADYVESLYVPDAPVHGYMAANTVPPALEDSYRFPSVFAREVFNTPRWWIGPAGTGLRLHRDMVDNFLVQLKGRKKIRLYAPSETRFLYPASVGGNLMYEPSRVDPENYQADKFPDYQHSVSTVCELQAGDMLYLPAGWWHHVLNLEVSWSLNFFAVNGEPRVLSVNRDNYESVQL; this is encoded by the coding sequence TTGAGCTTTGATCTGGCCTGGCAGGGAGCCTATGCGATGTTGGCAAATGCAGTTTCCAACCTTCGATTGATCGAGACATTGAGCGAGAAAGTTCCTGTTTGGGCACTTCGTGGTCTACAGGGGCGTTATCACTGGCAACTTGAATCCGGAACTCACCTGGGCTGCATGGATGTTTCCGAGACATTGAGTTGGTCATTTACCGCACCGCAGTGTCCACCACGCGCCAGCATTACTCTCAGCGATACGACGCTTGAGGTGTTGGCGAACAAGGTCGATGACCCGCTGACGTTGTTCAATACCGGAAAATTGCTGATCAGCGCGGACAGCGATCACACCGAAATTGCCGTCGATGTGATGAAGTTGTTGAATTTTATTTTCAACAGTGCCCTGGTGGACACTCAGCGCATTGTTCAATTGGCGACCAGAAGTACTCAAGGAAAGGATTTTCCGCTGTGCCAGGTTATTGCCGACCAGCGAGATATCGAGCCGTATCTGAAGCGTGGCGAGCCGGTAATTGTAAGAAATGCTGCTACTGCATGGCCGATTTTCTGTATGTCTGTCGGCCAGATCGTAAGTCACCTGGGTAGTTTGGATGTCAGTCTTCTTCTCGAAGAATACGATCTGGAAAATGCTCGCCCGCCCAAGTATCAGAAGACTTCGTTTGCCGACTATGTAGAGTCCTTGTATGTCCCGGACGCACCTGTCCACGGTTATATGGCGGCCAATACCGTGCCACCGGCACTGGAGGATAGTTATCGCTTTCCGAGTGTTTTTGCACGGGAAGTCTTCAACACGCCAAGGTGGTGGATAGGTCCGGCCGGCACCGGACTGAGATTGCACAGGGATATGGTTGATAACTTTCTGGTGCAATTGAAAGGGCGCAAGAAAATACGCCTGTATGCTCCCAGTGAAACAAGATTCCTGTACCCGGCAAGTGTTGGCGGAAACCTGATGTATGAGCCTAGTCGCGTGGATCCGGAAAACTATCAGGCAGACAAGTTTCCAGACTATCAGCACTCGGTATCCACTGTTTGCGAGTTGCAGGCTGGCGACATGTTGTATTTGCCGGCCGGTTGGTGGCATCACGTCCTGAATCTGGAAGTGTCCTGGTCGCTTAACTTTTTCGCTGTAAATGGTGAGCCAAGAGTCTTATCTGTCAATCGTGATAACTATGAGAGTGTCCAGCTATGA
- a CDS encoding glutathione S-transferase family protein translates to MTALSMKLIGNENSACTRSVLMVLREKNTPVEFVSIDLATGAHKSDEHLRLNPFGKVPVLIHGDLTLYESQAINRYLEAILLGPSLIPQNPQDVARMDQWLSVDSSYFTPQAYALVWQKLFLPMYGGQTDQAVVKEAQEKLSAIYAAMDSAIGEEGRFLVGDSLSLADLAFVQYTDYILKAQSESIVFNYENVRRWWYGLTQRESYKDPLSVIL, encoded by the coding sequence ATGACCGCGCTCAGCATGAAGTTGATCGGCAACGAAAACAGCGCCTGCACCCGTAGCGTGCTGATGGTTCTGCGGGAAAAGAACACGCCGGTGGAGTTTGTCAGCATCGATCTGGCAACGGGGGCACACAAGTCGGACGAGCACCTGCGCCTCAATCCGTTTGGCAAGGTGCCGGTTCTGATCCACGGTGACCTGACCCTTTACGAGTCCCAGGCCATCAACCGTTATCTGGAGGCAATCCTGCTCGGCCCTTCGCTGATCCCGCAGAATCCGCAAGACGTTGCGCGGATGGATCAGTGGTTGAGCGTGGACTCCAGCTACTTCACGCCTCAGGCCTATGCCCTGGTCTGGCAAAAGCTGTTCTTGCCGATGTATGGCGGACAAACCGACCAGGCAGTGGTCAAGGAGGCACAGGAGAAGCTGAGTGCCATCTATGCGGCCATGGACAGTGCCATTGGCGAAGAAGGGCGGTTCCTGGTTGGCGACTCGCTGTCCCTGGCTGACCTGGCGTTTGTCCAGTACACCGATTACATCCTCAAGGCGCAGAGCGAAAGCATCGTATTCAACTACGAGAACGTTCGCCGCTGGTGGTACGGGCTGACTCAACGCGAGTCCTACAAGGATCCGCTCTCAGTCATTCTCTGA
- a CDS encoding gamma-glutamyl-gamma-aminobutyrate hydrolase family protein produces MQPVILISAARQRLAINHSAALAMNVVNCSFTELLISLGCVPLIVVPGTSIEALQHLFSIADGVLLGSGQDLCPSTYGEAPEVSYSAQVSGIGEPYKRPLMLRPDQDRDALELALYRQARSLRLPILGVCRGMQLINVAEGGTLYQEIPERGVDHCIDADGWINYHPVAVDPQSQLYRLVDKRSFNVSSVHHQAIKHLAPSLKASAMAADGLIEAVELDSHEHFVMGLQGHIEKTLNNHPENLQIWKKFASEAATRSRQHVN; encoded by the coding sequence ATGCAGCCCGTTATTCTGATCAGCGCCGCACGCCAGCGGCTGGCTATCAATCACTCCGCTGCCTTGGCGATGAACGTCGTCAACTGCAGTTTCACCGAGCTTTTGATCAGCCTGGGCTGTGTGCCGCTGATCGTTGTGCCGGGGACGTCCATCGAGGCTCTGCAGCACCTGTTCAGCATTGCCGATGGGGTGCTGCTGGGGTCCGGGCAGGACCTTTGTCCGAGCACTTATGGTGAGGCCCCCGAGGTCAGCTATTCGGCGCAAGTGTCGGGAATCGGAGAGCCTTACAAGCGGCCACTGATGCTCAGGCCCGATCAGGATCGGGATGCACTGGAGCTGGCCCTGTATCGACAGGCCAGGTCCTTGCGCCTGCCGATTCTTGGTGTCTGTCGGGGCATGCAACTGATCAACGTGGCCGAAGGAGGCACGCTGTATCAGGAGATCCCCGAGCGGGGCGTCGATCACTGCATCGACGCGGATGGCTGGATCAACTATCACCCTGTGGCCGTCGATCCGCAGAGCCAGCTCTATCGGCTTGTCGACAAGCGCAGTTTCAACGTTTCGTCCGTGCACCATCAGGCGATCAAGCATCTGGCCCCGAGCTTGAAAGCCAGTGCGATGGCGGCTGATGGGCTGATCGAGGCGGTGGAGCTGGACAGTCACGAGCATTTCGTCATGGGGCTGCAGGGGCACATTGAAAAGACCCTGAACAATCATCCGGAAAACTTGCAGATATGGAAAAAGTTCGCCAGTGAGGCTGCCACAAGGAGTCGGCAACATGTCAATTGA
- a CDS encoding autoinducer binding domain-containing protein: MKNWQDDLLMITDLKLSESQIVKRIQEAATMLEFEYCAYGLQVIFPEEKVVMFNNYPRQWQRRYDTENYLAIDPIVAQGRQSQTPIIWADSVSREAPIFWEEARAAGLKVGWSQSSINAAGAASMLSLSRSSQPITRQELDANEIKMRWLVNVAHLALSNRISTRLANPYEVKLTSREKEVLKWTGSGKTSFEISCLLAISENTVNFHIKNSILKLSAANKTAAVIQAFLTGQLI, encoded by the coding sequence ATGAAAAACTGGCAAGATGACTTACTGATGATAACGGACCTGAAACTTTCCGAATCTCAGATAGTCAAGAGAATTCAAGAAGCCGCTACGATGCTTGAGTTCGAATACTGTGCCTATGGGCTACAAGTGATTTTTCCCGAGGAGAAGGTGGTGATGTTCAACAACTACCCTCGTCAATGGCAGAGGCGCTACGACACTGAAAACTACCTGGCCATTGACCCGATAGTGGCACAAGGGAGGCAATCCCAGACACCGATCATCTGGGCAGACTCGGTATCTCGCGAAGCACCGATATTTTGGGAGGAAGCACGTGCAGCAGGACTTAAAGTTGGGTGGTCGCAATCAAGTATCAACGCCGCTGGGGCAGCCAGCATGTTATCCCTCAGTCGATCTTCACAACCCATCACCCGCCAGGAACTGGATGCCAACGAAATAAAAATGCGCTGGCTGGTAAATGTAGCCCACCTGGCACTTTCAAACCGCATCAGCACCCGCCTTGCCAACCCCTACGAAGTTAAGCTGACATCCCGCGAAAAAGAGGTTCTAAAGTGGACTGGCAGCGGAAAGACCTCATTTGAAATATCCTGCCTGCTGGCCATATCAGAAAATACGGTGAACTTTCACATCAAGAACTCCATCCTGAAACTCAGCGCAGCCAATAAGACCGCTGCAGTTATCCAAGCCTTCCTGACAGGACAACTGATTTAA